Proteins encoded by one window of Modestobacter marinus:
- the rpmJ gene encoding 50S ribosomal protein L36: MKVQPSVKKICDKCKVIRRHGRVMVICENARHKQRQG, from the coding sequence GTGAAGGTCCAGCCGTCGGTGAAGAAGATCTGTGACAAGTGCAAGGTGATCCGCCGGCACGGCCGGGTCATGGTCATCTGCGAGAACGCCCGGCACAAGCAGCGCCAGGGCTGA
- the glp gene encoding gephyrin-like molybdotransferase Glp — MHHPTTGVPARAATRSGGIGEDGAVRTVEEHQAAVSGLLSPLPVEEVPLAAAAGRVLARDLPARVSLPGFDNSAMDGYAARHAEVGTATAETPVQLPVAADLPAGRTDVPPLLPGTVHRIMTGAPVPDGADVIVPVERTDAGTDVVTITSAPSAGTHLRHAGEDIQAGDLAMPAGTALGAAQLGLAAAVGYDTVPVRRRPRVLVLSTGSELVEPGLPLQPGQIYESNSVLLAAAVTEAGGEARTLHFVPDDIEQFLTTVRAELPDADLLVTSGGVSAGAYEVVKDAFAGLGTVEFGKVAMQPGGPQGAGTVDGVPVITLPGNPVSSFVSFEVFVRPALRRALGHASPERLRTTARLTAPLRSPAGRRQFLRGRFDGEVVDQVGGPGSHLVAHLARANCLVVVPEDVTDLPEGAQVTVVLIEGALQ, encoded by the coding sequence GTGCACCACCCGACCACCGGGGTCCCGGCCCGCGCCGCCACCCGCTCCGGCGGCATCGGTGAGGATGGGGCCGTGCGCACGGTCGAGGAACACCAGGCAGCGGTCTCCGGGCTGCTCAGCCCCCTGCCGGTCGAGGAGGTCCCGCTCGCCGCGGCCGCCGGGCGGGTGCTCGCCCGCGATCTCCCCGCCCGGGTGTCGCTGCCCGGCTTCGACAACTCCGCCATGGACGGCTACGCCGCACGGCACGCCGAGGTGGGGACGGCCACCGCGGAGACCCCCGTCCAGCTGCCCGTCGCCGCCGACCTGCCGGCCGGGCGCACCGACGTGCCGCCCCTGCTGCCCGGCACGGTGCACCGCATCATGACCGGCGCCCCGGTCCCGGACGGCGCGGACGTGATCGTCCCGGTCGAGCGCACCGACGCCGGCACCGACGTCGTGACCATCACCTCCGCCCCCTCCGCCGGCACCCACCTCCGGCACGCCGGTGAGGACATCCAGGCCGGCGACCTGGCCATGCCCGCCGGCACCGCGCTCGGCGCGGCCCAGCTGGGGCTCGCGGCCGCGGTCGGGTACGACACCGTGCCGGTGCGGCGCCGACCCCGGGTGCTGGTGCTCTCCACCGGCAGCGAGCTGGTGGAACCGGGTCTCCCCCTGCAGCCGGGCCAGATCTACGAGTCCAACTCGGTGCTGCTCGCCGCCGCCGTCACCGAGGCCGGTGGCGAGGCCCGCACGCTGCACTTCGTGCCCGACGACATCGAGCAGTTCCTCACCACCGTCCGCGCCGAGCTGCCGGACGCCGACCTGCTGGTGACCAGCGGCGGGGTCAGCGCCGGCGCCTACGAGGTGGTCAAGGACGCCTTCGCCGGGCTCGGCACGGTCGAGTTCGGCAAGGTCGCCATGCAGCCCGGCGGCCCGCAGGGCGCCGGCACCGTCGACGGCGTCCCGGTGATCACGCTGCCCGGCAACCCGGTGAGCTCCTTCGTCTCCTTCGAGGTGTTCGTCCGGCCGGCCCTGCGCCGCGCCCTCGGCCACGCCTCCCCCGAGCGGCTGCGCACCACCGCCCGGCTCACCGCCCCGCTGCGCTCGCCGGCCGGCCGCCGGCAGTTCCTGCGCGGGCGGTTCGACGGGGAGGTCGTCGACCAGGTCGGCGGGCCCGGTTCGCACCTGGTCGCCCACCTCGCCCGCGCCAACTGCCTCGTCGTCGTCCCCGAGGACGTCACCGACCTGCCCGAGGGCGCCCAGGTCACCGTCGTCCTGATCGAAGGAGCCCTCCAGTGA
- the rpsD gene encoding 30S ribosomal protein S4, which produces MARYTGADCRLCRREKMKLFLKGSKCESAKCPIEIRPYPPGEHGRGRSKDSEYLLQLREKQKARRIYGVLEKQFRGYYEEANKKSGKTGEVLLQILESRLDNVVYRAGFAESRDMARQLVRHGHIKVNGRKVDIPSYRVSANDILEVAAKSAEMVPFQLAQAKAGSRPVPPWLEVISSQLKVLVHNIPARQVIDTPVQEQLIVELYSK; this is translated from the coding sequence GTGGCCCGTTACACCGGAGCCGATTGCCGCCTGTGCCGGCGCGAGAAGATGAAGCTGTTCCTCAAGGGCAGCAAGTGCGAGTCCGCGAAGTGCCCGATCGAGATCCGGCCGTACCCGCCGGGCGAGCACGGCCGCGGTCGCAGCAAGGACAGCGAGTACCTGCTCCAGCTCCGCGAGAAGCAGAAGGCCCGCCGCATCTACGGCGTGCTGGAGAAGCAGTTCCGCGGTTACTACGAGGAGGCGAACAAGAAGTCGGGCAAGACCGGTGAGGTCCTGCTGCAGATCCTCGAGTCCCGCCTCGACAACGTGGTCTACCGGGCCGGCTTCGCCGAGTCCCGCGACATGGCCCGCCAGCTGGTGCGCCACGGTCACATCAAGGTCAACGGCCGCAAGGTCGACATCCCGTCCTACCGGGTGAGCGCCAACGACATCCTCGAGGTGGCTGCGAAGTCCGCCGAGATGGTGCCGTTCCAGCTCGCCCAGGCGAAGGCCGGCTCCCGGCCGGTCCCGCCGTGGCTGGAGGTCATCTCCTCGCAGCTGAAGGTGTTGGTCCACAACATCCCGGCGCGCCAGGTGATCGACACCCCCGTCCAGGAGCAGCTGATCGTCGAGCTCTACTCCAAGTGA
- a CDS encoding DNA-directed RNA polymerase subunit alpha, with protein MLIAQRPTLAEETIDAQRSRFVIEPLEPGFGYTLGNSLRRTLLSSIPGAAVTSIRIEGTLHEFTTVPGVKEDVTEIILNLKGLVVSSDSDEPVTMYLRKQGPGEVTAADIAPPAGVEVHNPDLHIATLNAKGRLEIELVVERGRGYVPATQNKQPGQEIGRIPVDSIYSPVLKVTYAVEATRVEQRTDFDRLVVDVETKPSMEPRDAIASAGSTLVELFGLLRELNVDAEGIEVGPSPAEAADIANFSMPIEDMDLTVRSYNCLKREGVHTVGELVTRSEADLLDIRNFGAKSIDEVKLKLAAMGLALKDSPPGFVPSSVESYDEGYETDAYQGDAAFGDPAQYDEGSFQETEQL; from the coding sequence ATGCTCATCGCACAGCGTCCGACCCTCGCCGAGGAGACCATCGACGCCCAGCGCTCGCGGTTCGTCATCGAGCCGCTCGAGCCGGGTTTCGGCTACACCCTCGGCAACTCGCTGCGTCGCACCCTGCTGTCCTCGATCCCCGGCGCTGCTGTCACCAGCATCCGGATCGAGGGCACCCTGCACGAGTTCACCACCGTGCCGGGCGTCAAGGAGGACGTCACCGAGATCATCCTGAACCTCAAGGGCCTCGTGGTCAGCTCCGACTCCGACGAGCCGGTGACCATGTACCTGCGCAAGCAGGGCCCCGGTGAGGTCACGGCGGCCGACATCGCCCCGCCGGCCGGTGTCGAGGTGCACAACCCCGACCTGCACATCGCCACCCTGAACGCCAAGGGCCGGCTCGAGATCGAGCTGGTCGTCGAGCGCGGTCGCGGCTACGTGCCGGCCACCCAGAACAAGCAGCCCGGCCAGGAGATCGGCCGCATCCCCGTCGACTCCATCTACTCGCCGGTGCTCAAGGTGACCTACGCCGTCGAGGCGACCCGCGTCGAGCAGCGCACCGACTTCGACCGCCTCGTGGTCGACGTCGAGACCAAGCCGTCGATGGAGCCCCGCGACGCCATCGCCAGCGCCGGTTCGACCCTGGTCGAGCTCTTCGGCCTGCTGCGCGAGCTCAACGTCGACGCCGAGGGCATCGAGGTCGGGCCCAGCCCGGCCGAGGCCGCGGACATCGCGAACTTCTCGATGCCGATCGAGGACATGGACCTCACCGTCCGGTCCTACAACTGCCTCAAGCGCGAGGGCGTGCACACCGTCGGTGAGCTCGTCACCCGCTCCGAGGCCGACCTGCTCGACATCCGCAACTTCGGTGCGAAGTCGATCGACGAGGTCAAGCTCAAGCTCGCCGCGATGGGCCTGGCGCTCAAGGACAGCCCGCCTGGGTTCGTCCCCTCGTCGGTGGAGAGCTACGACGAGGGCTACGAGACCGACGCCTACCAGGGCGACGCGGCCTTCGGTGACCCGGCCCAGTACGACGAGGGCAGCTTCCAGGAGACCGAGCAGCTCTGA
- the mobA gene encoding molybdenum cofactor guanylyltransferase → MTSLPRFAAVVLAGGRAARLGGQPKPQLDVGGRTMLAAVVEAVRDADPVVVVGPPQPVPEGTVLVREVPPGGGPVPALATGLTAVGDAEVVAVLAADLPFLTRELVTDLRRRLVDDGVLVVDDTGRDQLLLGVWRTAALRAAVRDPRPHTPLRAVLAGLTVGRHRPDARPGRPAPWTDCDTPADLARARAVPGRE, encoded by the coding sequence ATGACCTCGCTCCCGCGCTTCGCAGCCGTCGTGCTGGCCGGCGGCCGGGCCGCGCGGCTCGGCGGGCAGCCCAAGCCGCAGCTGGACGTCGGGGGCCGGACGATGCTCGCCGCCGTCGTGGAGGCCGTCCGGGACGCCGATCCGGTCGTCGTCGTCGGGCCACCGCAGCCCGTCCCCGAGGGGACCGTGCTCGTCCGGGAGGTGCCGCCGGGGGGTGGGCCGGTCCCGGCGCTCGCCACCGGGCTCACCGCGGTCGGCGATGCCGAGGTGGTCGCCGTCCTCGCCGCCGACCTGCCCTTCCTCACCCGGGAGCTGGTGACCGACCTGCGCCGGCGCCTGGTCGACGACGGTGTGCTGGTCGTCGACGACACCGGTCGCGACCAGCTCCTCCTGGGCGTCTGGCGGACCGCGGCGCTGCGGGCCGCCGTCCGCGACCCCCGCCCGCACACCCCGCTGCGGGCCGTCCTCGCCGGGCTCACCGTCGGCCGCCACCGGCCGGACGCGCGACCCGGCCGGCCGGCGCCATGGACCGACTGCGACACCCCCGCCGACCTGGCCCGCGCCCGGGCGGTGCCCGGCCGCGAGTGA
- the rpsM gene encoding 30S ribosomal protein S13, which yields MARLAGVDLPREKRMEIALTYIYGIGPTSAKATLAATGVSPDLRAKDLTDEDLLKLRDYIDEHFRVEGDLRREVAADIRRKVEIGCYQGLRHRRGLPVHGQRTKTNARSSKGPRKTIAGKKKAR from the coding sequence ATGGCACGACTTGCTGGCGTCGACCTTCCCCGCGAGAAGCGGATGGAGATCGCGCTCACCTACATCTACGGGATCGGGCCGACCTCGGCCAAGGCGACCCTGGCCGCGACGGGCGTCAGCCCGGACCTGCGGGCCAAGGACCTGACCGACGAGGACCTGCTCAAGCTGCGCGACTACATCGACGAGCACTTCCGCGTCGAGGGTGACCTGCGCCGCGAGGTGGCCGCCGACATCCGCCGCAAGGTGGAGATCGGCTGCTACCAGGGTCTGCGGCACCGCCGCGGCCTGCCGGTGCACGGGCAGCGCACCAAGACGAACGCGCGCTCGAGCAAGGGCCCGCGCAAGACCATCGCGGGCAAGAAGAAGGCCCGCTGA
- a CDS encoding adenylate kinase, with protein MRVVLLGPPGAGKGTQAQVIAARLGVPAISTGEIFRANVSGETELGQQAKVYMDAGDLVPDEITVAMVSDRLAEPDAKVGFLLDGFPRTIAQAEQLRDSLAEMGHALDRCLELVVDEEELVRRLSGRRMLVDGVWVQRDDDKPETVRHRLEVYREQTAPLSGFYAEAGLLSQIDAIGEIDEVTRRALEALGAEHVLDDEPGDDPANGPTGV; from the coding sequence ATGCGCGTCGTGCTGCTCGGCCCTCCCGGCGCCGGCAAGGGAACGCAGGCGCAGGTGATCGCCGCGCGGCTGGGCGTCCCCGCCATCTCCACGGGTGAGATCTTCCGGGCCAACGTCAGCGGCGAGACCGAGCTCGGTCAGCAGGCGAAGGTCTACATGGACGCCGGCGACCTGGTGCCTGACGAGATCACCGTCGCGATGGTCTCCGACCGGCTGGCCGAACCGGACGCGAAGGTCGGGTTCCTGCTCGACGGTTTCCCGCGCACCATCGCCCAGGCGGAGCAGCTGCGCGACTCGCTCGCCGAGATGGGCCATGCGCTCGACCGGTGCCTCGAACTGGTCGTCGACGAGGAGGAGCTGGTGCGCCGGCTCTCCGGTCGCCGGATGCTGGTCGACGGTGTGTGGGTGCAGCGCGACGACGACAAGCCCGAGACGGTCCGCCACCGGCTGGAGGTCTACCGGGAGCAGACGGCCCCGCTGTCGGGCTTCTACGCCGAGGCCGGGCTGCTGAGCCAGATCGACGCCATCGGTGAGATCGACGAGGTCACCCGCCGGGCGCTCGAGGCGCTCGGCGCGGAGCACGTACTGGACGACGAGCCGGGCGACGACCCGGCCAACGGCCCGACCGGGGTCTGA
- the truA gene encoding tRNA pseudouridine(38-40) synthase TruA: MHDVHADEPATDPGGGLVRVRLGISYDGSALHGWARQPGLRTVQGELELALATVLRVDVDLTVAGRTDAGVHATGQVAHADLPRDLFAAHQDRLLRRLRGVLSPDIAVTSAAEVTPDFDARFSALARHYAYRLTDADAGPPPLRRADTVGWPRRLDVGAMQTAARLLLGQQDFAAFCRRREGATTIRTLLALDVERDGDLVEIRASADAFCHSMVRSLVGALGAVGEGRRPPEWPSSLLARTERANDVPVAPAGGLTLLRVDYPDDAGLAARAVVTRAKRS; the protein is encoded by the coding sequence ATGCACGACGTGCACGCTGACGAGCCCGCCACCGATCCCGGTGGCGGGCTCGTCCGCGTCCGGCTGGGGATCTCCTACGACGGGTCGGCGCTGCACGGCTGGGCACGTCAGCCCGGTCTGCGCACCGTCCAGGGCGAACTCGAACTGGCCCTGGCGACGGTGCTGCGGGTGGACGTGGACCTGACGGTGGCGGGCCGCACGGACGCCGGCGTGCACGCCACCGGGCAGGTCGCACACGCCGACCTCCCCAGGGACCTCTTCGCCGCGCACCAGGACCGGCTGCTGCGCCGGCTGCGGGGGGTGCTGTCGCCGGACATCGCCGTCACCTCGGCCGCGGAGGTCACGCCCGACTTCGACGCGCGGTTCTCCGCGCTGGCCCGGCACTACGCGTACCGGCTCACCGATGCCGACGCCGGCCCGCCGCCGCTGCGCCGGGCCGACACGGTCGGGTGGCCGCGCCGCCTGGACGTCGGTGCGATGCAGACCGCGGCGCGGCTGCTGCTCGGGCAGCAGGACTTCGCCGCCTTCTGCCGCCGGCGCGAGGGTGCGACGACGATCCGGACCCTGCTCGCCCTGGACGTCGAGCGGGACGGCGACCTGGTGGAGATCCGGGCCTCGGCCGACGCCTTCTGCCACTCGATGGTCCGCAGCCTGGTCGGGGCCCTGGGCGCCGTGGGGGAGGGGCGCCGGCCGCCGGAGTGGCCGTCGTCCCTGCTCGCCCGCACGGAGCGGGCCAACGACGTGCCGGTCGCGCCGGCCGGGGGACTGACGCTGCTGCGGGTCGACTACCCCGACGACGCCGGCCTCGCGGCCCGGGCAGTGGTCACCCGGGCGAAGCGCAGCTGA
- a CDS encoding NAD(P)H-binding protein, whose protein sequence is MRVVTAGAHGKIARRLGRLLSQRGDTAVGIVRNPDHQADLESDGVQPVVLDLEQASVEELAEIVSGADAVVFAAGGGPDSGIARKDSVDRGAAVLLAEAAVAAGVRPYLLVSSIGVETVAGDAVPEDMDEVFVAYLRAKLAAEEHVLSREGLSPMVIRPGSLTDDPGTGRVRLEHTTDRGEVPRDDVAAVLLALLDDPKDGAVVELLSGDTPVAEAVAALP, encoded by the coding sequence ATGCGCGTCGTCACAGCAGGAGCCCACGGGAAGATCGCCCGCCGCCTCGGCCGGTTGCTGAGCCAACGGGGGGACACCGCCGTCGGCATCGTCCGCAATCCCGACCACCAGGCCGACCTGGAGTCCGACGGCGTCCAGCCGGTGGTGCTGGACCTGGAGCAGGCCTCGGTGGAGGAGCTCGCCGAGATCGTCTCCGGCGCCGACGCCGTGGTCTTCGCCGCCGGTGGAGGCCCGGACAGCGGCATCGCACGCAAGGACTCGGTCGACCGCGGCGCCGCCGTGCTGCTGGCCGAGGCCGCGGTCGCGGCCGGCGTCCGCCCCTACCTCCTGGTCTCCTCCATCGGGGTCGAGACGGTGGCCGGTGACGCCGTCCCCGAGGACATGGACGAGGTCTTCGTCGCCTACCTGCGGGCCAAGCTGGCCGCCGAGGAGCACGTGCTCTCCCGCGAGGGCCTGTCCCCCATGGTGATCCGGCCGGGCAGCCTGACCGACGACCCGGGCACCGGACGGGTCCGGCTCGAGCACACCACCGACCGCGGCGAGGTGCCCCGCGACGACGTCGCCGCCGTGCTGCTGGCCCTGCTCGACGACCCGAAGGACGGCGCCGTCGTCGAACTGCTCTCCGGTGACACCCCGGTCGCCGAGGCCGTCGCCGCCCTCCCCTGA
- the rpsK gene encoding 30S ribosomal protein S11, with the protein MPPRARAAAGTKKVRRKEKKNVAHGAAHIKSTFNNTIVSITDPTGNVISWASAGHVGFKGSRKSTPFAAQMAAENAARKAQEHGMRKVDVFVKGPGSGRETAIRSLQATGLEVGQIQDVTPQPHNGCRPKKRRRV; encoded by the coding sequence ATGCCTCCCAGGGCTCGCGCGGCAGCTGGCACCAAGAAGGTGCGCCGCAAGGAGAAGAAGAACGTCGCCCACGGCGCGGCGCACATCAAGAGCACCTTCAACAACACGATCGTGTCGATCACCGACCCCACGGGCAACGTGATCAGCTGGGCCTCGGCCGGCCACGTCGGGTTCAAGGGCTCCCGCAAGTCCACGCCGTTCGCGGCGCAGATGGCTGCGGAGAACGCTGCCCGCAAGGCGCAGGAGCACGGCATGCGCAAGGTCGACGTCTTCGTGAAGGGCCCGGGCTCCGGTCGGGAGACCGCGATCCGCTCCCTGCAGGCCACCGGCCTCGAGGTCGGGCAGATCCAGGACGTGACGCCGCAGCCGCACAACGGCTGCCGCCCCAAGAAGCGCCGCCGGGTCTGA
- the infA gene encoding translation initiation factor IF-1: MAKKDGAIEVEGRVVEPLPNAMFRVELQNGHRVLAHISGKMRQHYIRILPEDRVVVELSPYDLTRGRIVYRYK; the protein is encoded by the coding sequence GTGGCTAAGAAGGACGGGGCCATCGAGGTCGAGGGTCGTGTCGTCGAGCCGCTGCCCAACGCGATGTTCCGGGTCGAACTGCAGAACGGGCACCGGGTGCTCGCCCACATCAGCGGCAAGATGCGGCAGCACTACATCCGGATCCTGCCCGAGGACCGCGTGGTCGTGGAGCTCTCGCCCTACGACCTGACCCGCGGCCGCATCGTCTACCGCTACAAGTAA
- the map gene encoding type I methionyl aminopeptidase, with protein sequence MIQIKTAHEIELMRASGLVTAGALKAVRAAVRPGVTTGELDAIAEDHIRSAGAVPNFLGYHGFTGTICASINDEVVHGIPNPDRTLAEGDNISIDCGAILQGWHSDSAITVPVGAPSAEDAALLEVTERSMWAGLAKAVAGGRLTDISHAVEESITAHEHRYGIVDHYGGHGIGTEMHQDPHVLNYGRPGRGPKLVPGLALAIEPMVTVGDPATVELEDGWTVVTKDGSRAAHFEHSVAITPEGPWVLTAEDGGAAGLAPFGVTARQ encoded by the coding sequence ATGATCCAGATCAAGACGGCGCACGAGATCGAGCTGATGCGCGCCTCCGGGCTCGTCACCGCAGGCGCGCTCAAGGCGGTCCGGGCGGCGGTGCGGCCGGGGGTCACCACCGGTGAGCTCGACGCCATCGCCGAGGACCACATCCGGTCGGCGGGGGCGGTCCCGAACTTCCTGGGCTACCACGGGTTCACCGGCACCATCTGCGCCTCGATCAACGACGAGGTCGTGCACGGGATCCCGAACCCGGACCGCACGTTGGCCGAGGGCGACAACATCTCGATCGACTGCGGGGCGATCCTGCAGGGCTGGCACAGCGACTCGGCGATCACCGTGCCGGTGGGGGCGCCGTCGGCGGAGGACGCCGCCCTGCTGGAGGTCACCGAGCGGTCGATGTGGGCCGGGCTGGCGAAGGCCGTCGCCGGTGGCCGGCTCACCGACATCAGCCACGCGGTGGAGGAGTCGATCACCGCGCACGAGCACCGCTACGGGATCGTCGACCACTACGGCGGTCACGGCATCGGCACCGAGATGCACCAGGACCCGCACGTGCTCAACTACGGGCGCCCGGGCCGCGGCCCGAAGCTGGTCCCGGGGCTCGCACTGGCCATCGAGCCGATGGTCACCGTGGGCGACCCGGCCACCGTGGAGCTCGAGGACGGCTGGACGGTCGTCACCAAGGACGGCTCGCGCGCCGCGCACTTCGAGCACAGCGTCGCCATCACGCCCGAGGGCCCGTGGGTCCTCACGGCGGAGGACGGCGGCGCGGCCGGACTGGCGCCCTTCGGGGTCACCGCCCGCCAGTAG
- the moaC gene encoding cyclic pyranopterin monophosphate synthase MoaC, giving the protein MTTSPDGPRLTHVDESGAARMVDVTAKQVTARVATAAGRVLVSPEVVALLRGTGVPKGDAIAVARIAGIAGAKRTPDLIPLCHPIALHGVTVDLDVADDAVEITATARTADRTGVEMEALTSVAVAGLTVIDMVKAVDPRACITDVRLLAKSGGKKGDWTR; this is encoded by the coding sequence GTGACCACCTCCCCCGACGGCCCGCGGCTCACCCACGTCGACGAGTCCGGCGCCGCCCGGATGGTCGACGTCACCGCCAAGCAGGTCACCGCCCGGGTCGCCACCGCCGCCGGCCGGGTGCTGGTCAGCCCCGAGGTGGTCGCCCTGCTGCGCGGCACGGGCGTGCCCAAGGGCGACGCCATCGCGGTGGCCCGGATCGCCGGGATCGCCGGCGCGAAGCGCACCCCCGACCTGATCCCGCTGTGCCACCCGATCGCCCTGCACGGCGTGACGGTCGACCTCGACGTCGCCGACGACGCCGTGGAGATCACCGCCACCGCCCGCACCGCCGACCGCACCGGCGTGGAGATGGAGGCGCTCACCTCCGTCGCGGTGGCCGGGCTCACCGTCATTGACATGGTCAAGGCCGTCGACCCGCGCGCCTGCATCACCGACGTCCGGTTGCTCGCCAAGTCCGGCGGCAAGAAGGGCGACTGGACCCGATGA
- the fdhD gene encoding formate dehydrogenase accessory sulfurtransferase FdhD yields MGRVTSRTPVLRIRGAVHTRRPDTVASEEPLEIRLAGEPLAVTMRTPGDDFDLVHGFLTTEGVIASAADIAGLRYCNSVDDEGRNTYNVVDVDLAPGVQAPDTALDRNFYTTSSCGVCGKASIDAIRTKTAYDVAADDTRLTLETLLALPDRLRAAQQVFDKTGGLHAAGLFSAGGELVALREDVGRHNAVDKVVGDAVREGRVPLAGHVLMVSGRSSFELTQKAAMAAVPVLAAVSAPSSLAVELAQEVGITLIGFLRGDGCNVYTHPERLVLPD; encoded by the coding sequence GTGGGACGAGTCACCAGCCGCACCCCGGTGCTGCGCATCCGCGGCGCCGTGCACACCCGACGGCCCGACACGGTCGCCTCCGAGGAGCCCCTGGAGATCCGGCTGGCCGGCGAGCCGCTGGCGGTGACCATGCGGACCCCGGGCGACGACTTCGACCTGGTGCACGGCTTCCTGACCACCGAGGGCGTCATCGCCTCGGCGGCGGACATCGCGGGGCTGCGGTACTGCAACTCCGTCGACGACGAGGGCCGCAACACCTACAACGTCGTGGACGTGGACCTGGCACCCGGGGTGCAGGCCCCGGACACCGCACTGGACCGGAACTTCTACACGACCAGCTCCTGCGGGGTCTGCGGCAAGGCCAGCATCGACGCCATCCGCACGAAGACCGCCTACGACGTCGCCGCCGACGACACCCGGCTGACGCTGGAAACGCTGCTGGCGCTGCCCGACCGGCTGCGCGCCGCCCAGCAGGTGTTCGACAAGACCGGCGGGCTGCACGCCGCCGGCCTGTTCTCCGCCGGCGGCGAGCTGGTGGCGCTGCGGGAGGACGTCGGCCGGCACAACGCGGTGGACAAGGTGGTCGGCGACGCGGTGCGGGAGGGCCGGGTGCCGCTGGCCGGGCACGTGCTGATGGTCAGCGGCCGGTCGTCCTTCGAGCTCACCCAGAAGGCGGCGATGGCCGCGGTGCCGGTGCTGGCCGCGGTGTCGGCGCCCAGCTCGCTGGCGGTCGAGCTCGCCCAGGAGGTGGGCATCACCCTGATCGGCTTCCTCCGCGGCGACGGCTGCAACGTCTACACCCACCCCGAGCGCCTGGTCCTGCCGGACTAG
- a CDS encoding MogA/MoaB family molybdenum cofactor biosynthesis protein, whose protein sequence is MSADLPADARAVVLTASNRASAGVYPDRSGQALAEGLRALGFTVEGPHVRPDDVAALTEVLREAVAGGADVVLTTGGTGLSPTDVTPEATRTVLEREAPGIAEAVRRYGEGEVPTSVLSRGIAGTAGRTLIVNLPGSTGGVRDGLAVLGPLLPHVVSQLRGGDHV, encoded by the coding sequence ATGAGCGCCGACCTGCCGGCCGACGCCCGGGCCGTCGTGCTCACCGCCTCCAACCGCGCCTCGGCCGGGGTCTACCCCGACCGCTCCGGTCAGGCGCTCGCCGAGGGGCTGCGCGCGCTCGGGTTCACCGTGGAGGGCCCCCACGTCCGCCCGGACGACGTCGCGGCGCTCACCGAGGTGCTGCGGGAGGCCGTGGCCGGCGGGGCCGACGTCGTGCTGACCACCGGCGGCACCGGGCTCTCCCCCACCGACGTCACGCCGGAGGCCACCCGCACGGTGCTGGAACGCGAGGCCCCCGGCATCGCCGAGGCGGTGCGCCGGTACGGGGAGGGGGAGGTGCCCACCTCGGTGCTGTCCCGCGGCATCGCCGGCACCGCCGGACGCACCCTGATCGTCAACCTGCCCGGGTCCACCGGCGGCGTCCGCGACGGCCTCGCCGTGCTCGGCCCCCTGCTGCCGCACGTGGTCAGCCAGCTGCGGGGCGGCGACCACGTCTGA